The following coding sequences are from one Abditibacteriota bacterium window:
- a CDS encoding DUF3795 domain-containing protein, which yields MNKFIACCGLDCKKCDAYIATKNNDDELRRKTAEEWSRMNNVTILPEYINCEGCRTEGVKFHYCSELCPIRKCAMEKQLPTCGSCAELESCSKAAMVIANNDEALRNLKGG from the coding sequence ATGAACAAATTTATAGCCTGCTGCGGCCTTGACTGCAAAAAGTGCGACGCCTATATCGCCACCAAAAACAACGACGACGAGCTGCGCCGCAAGACTGCCGAAGAATGGAGCAGGATGAACAACGTGACCATCCTGCCCGAATACATCAACTGCGAGGGCTGCCGGACAGAGGGCGTCAAGTTCCACTACTGCAGCGAGCTGTGCCCCATACGCAAATGCGCCATGGAAAAGCAGCTCCCCACCTGCGGTTCCTGCGCCGAGCTGGAGTCCTGCTCCAAGGCAGCCATGGTCATCGCCAACAACGACGAAGCCCTCCGGAACCTGAAGGGCGGATAA
- a CDS encoding DUF3842 family protein, with the protein MNILIIDAQGGGIGRQLIAAVREALPEARITAVGTNSAATANMLRAGAHEAATGENPVTVCCARADVIAGPAGIIMADAMLGEITPRMALAVAQSRAQKVLLPFNQCGTVIVGVTEKSMGALVQSAADEIKRLAEKIVDKNRPSGI; encoded by the coding sequence ATGAACATACTCATCATCGACGCTCAGGGAGGCGGCATAGGCAGACAGCTGATAGCCGCGGTCCGGGAGGCGCTGCCCGAGGCCCGGATCACTGCCGTGGGCACCAATTCCGCTGCCACCGCCAACATGCTGAGAGCCGGGGCTCACGAGGCCGCCACCGGCGAAAACCCGGTGACTGTCTGCTGCGCCAGGGCGGACGTCATAGCGGGGCCCGCGGGCATAATCATGGCTGACGCCATGCTGGGGGAGATCACTCCCCGGATGGCTCTGGCGGTGGCTCAGAGCCGGGCGCAAAAGGTGCTGCTGCCCTTCAATCAGTGCGGCACAGTGATAGTGGGCGTCACCGAAAAAAGCATGGGGGCTCTGGTGCAGTCCGCCGCCGATGAAATAAAGCGCCTGGCGGAAAAAATCGTTGACAAAAACCGGCCCTCGGGTATATAA
- a CDS encoding GNAT family N-acetyltransferase, which produces MKVRELTAEDTEGIRQMSRMATDIVREYYDPLIGKEQNDYMLARFQSEAAIAKQLAEGYRYFFALDGDRQVGFFAIYPRGSAMYLSKFYLYRQERRRGYGRQIIGFIAVEARKQGLTAIELNVNKRNESRFAYERMGFEILRPEKIDIGGGFFMDDYVYRLELE; this is translated from the coding sequence ATGAAAGTGAGGGAACTGACGGCGGAGGACACGGAGGGGATACGGCAGATGTCCCGCATGGCCACCGACATCGTCAGGGAATACTACGACCCCCTGATAGGCAAAGAGCAGAACGACTACATGCTGGCCAGATTTCAGAGCGAGGCGGCCATAGCAAAGCAGCTGGCGGAGGGATACAGGTATTTCTTCGCGCTGGACGGAGACAGACAGGTGGGCTTTTTTGCCATATACCCCAGAGGCTCCGCCATGTATCTGAGCAAGTTTTATCTCTATCGGCAGGAGCGGCGCAGAGGCTATGGGCGGCAGATCATCGGCTTTATCGCCGTGGAGGCCAGGAAGCAGGGGCTGACGGCCATCGAGCTGAACGTCAACAAGCGCAACGAGTCCCGCTTTGCCTATGAGCGCATGGGCTTTGAGATACTCCGCCCGGAGAAGATAGACATAGGCGGCGGCTTTTTTATGGACGACTACGTCTATCGATTGGAGCTCGAATAA
- the groL gene encoding chaperonin GroEL (60 kDa chaperone family; promotes refolding of misfolded polypeptides especially under stressful conditions; forms two stacked rings of heptamers to form a barrel-shaped 14mer; ends can be capped by GroES; misfolded proteins enter the barrel where they are refolded when GroES binds) → MASKDLKFSEDARRLIEKGVDKLADAVSVTLGPRGRYVMIEKKFGSPLIINDGVTIAKEIEVEDRFENVGAQLVREVSSKTNDVAGDGTTTATVLAQAIIREGFKNVAAGTNPMAIKRGIEKATAAVVEAIKAQAVEVTDRSSIEQVAAISANSEEIGKIVADAMDKVGNDGVITVEESKGTETTMDWVEGMQFDKGYISPYMVTDAERMEAVMEEPFILLFEKKISAVNDILPILEKIVQMGRPLVIIAEDVDGEALAALVVNKLRGTLNVAAVKAPGFGDRRKAMMEDIAILTGGQFITEDLGMKLESLDISMLGRAKSVKITKDKTTIIEGAGDSSAVKGRISQIQGEYDRSTSNYDREKLQERKAKLAGGVAVIKVGASTETELKEKKSRIEDALAATKAAALEGIVPGGGVTMLNAESALDAIELDRDEMIGVNIVRKALEAPLRKIVENAGLEGSVIINKIKSFDDKNMGFDAAKCEYVNMIDSGIIDPTKVVRTTLENAASIAALLLTTECVITEIPEPVPPMPAGGMGGGMGMPGGMGGMM, encoded by the coding sequence ATGGCATCAAAGGATCTGAAGTTTTCGGAGGACGCCCGCCGTCTCATTGAAAAGGGCGTAGACAAGCTGGCCGATGCGGTAAGCGTGACCCTGGGCCCCCGGGGCAGATACGTAATGATCGAGAAGAAGTTCGGCAGCCCCCTCATCATCAACGACGGCGTCACCATCGCCAAGGAGATAGAGGTGGAGGACCGCTTTGAGAACGTGGGTGCCCAGCTGGTGAGAGAAGTCAGCTCCAAGACCAACGACGTGGCCGGCGACGGCACCACCACAGCCACCGTCCTGGCCCAGGCCATTATCAGAGAGGGCTTCAAGAACGTGGCCGCCGGCACCAACCCCATGGCCATCAAGCGGGGCATCGAAAAGGCCACCGCCGCCGTGGTAGAGGCCATCAAGGCCCAGGCAGTAGAGGTCACCGACCGCAGCTCCATCGAGCAGGTAGCGGCCATCTCCGCCAACTCCGAAGAGATCGGCAAGATAGTCGCCGACGCTATGGACAAGGTGGGCAACGACGGAGTCATCACCGTCGAAGAGAGCAAGGGCACCGAGACCACCATGGACTGGGTGGAAGGCATGCAGTTCGACAAGGGCTACATCTCCCCCTACATGGTCACGGACGCCGAGAGAATGGAAGCCGTGATGGAAGAGCCCTTTATCCTGCTCTTTGAGAAAAAGATATCCGCAGTCAACGACATCCTGCCCATTCTGGAAAAGATAGTGCAGATGGGACGCCCTCTGGTCATCATCGCCGAGGACGTGGACGGTGAAGCCCTGGCTGCCCTGGTAGTCAACAAGCTCCGCGGCACCCTGAACGTGGCCGCAGTCAAGGCCCCCGGCTTTGGCGACAGACGCAAGGCCATGATGGAAGACATAGCCATCCTCACCGGCGGCCAGTTCATCACCGAGGACCTGGGCATGAAGCTGGAAAGCCTGGACATCAGCATGCTGGGCCGGGCCAAGTCCGTGAAGATCACCAAGGACAAGACCACCATCATAGAGGGCGCCGGCGATTCCTCCGCCGTCAAGGGCAGGATCAGCCAGATACAGGGCGAGTACGACCGCTCCACCTCCAACTATGACAGAGAAAAGCTGCAGGAGCGCAAGGCCAAGCTGGCCGGCGGCGTAGCCGTCATCAAGGTAGGCGCTTCCACCGAGACCGAGCTCAAGGAAAAGAAGAGCCGCATCGAAGACGCTCTGGCAGCCACCAAGGCAGCGGCCCTGGAAGGCATAGTCCCCGGCGGCGGAGTCACCATGCTCAACGCCGAGTCCGCTCTGGACGCCATAGAGCTGGATCGGGACGAGATGATCGGCGTCAACATCGTGAGAAAGGCTCTGGAGGCTCCTCTCCGCAAGATAGTGGAGAACGCAGGTCTGGAGGGCAGCGTCATCATCAACAAGATCAAGTCCTTCGACGACAAGAACATGGGCTTTGACGCAGCCAAGTGCGAATACGTCAATATGATAGACAGCGGCATCATCGATCCTACCAAGGTGGTGCGCACCACTCTGGAGAACGCAGCGTCCATAGCGGCTCTGCTGCTGACCACCGAGTGCGTGATCACCGAGATACCCGAGCCCGTTCCTCCTATGCCCGCAGGCGGCATGGGCGGCGGCATGGGCATGCCCGGCGGCATGGGCGGCATGATGTAA
- the groES gene encoding co-chaperone GroES: MLKPLGDRVIAKTLDMAEKTAGGIYLPDTAKEKPVEAEVIAIGEGSRLSDGTIVPIDVKVGDKIVYGKYAGTEVKVEGEEYVILRAEDILGVIE, from the coding sequence ATGCTCAAACCTTTAGGCGACAGAGTGATAGCCAAGACTCTTGACATGGCTGAAAAGACCGCCGGCGGCATCTACCTGCCCGACACAGCCAAGGAAAAGCCCGTGGAGGCAGAGGTCATCGCCATAGGAGAAGGCTCCCGCCTTTCCGACGGGACCATCGTTCCCATAGACGTGAAGGTCGGTGACAAAATAGTTTACGGAAAATATGCCGGCACCGAGGTCAAGGTGGAGGGTGAAGAATACGTCATTCTCCGGGCCGAAGACATCCTCGGAGTGATAGAATAA
- a CDS encoding FmdB family transcriptional regulator, giving the protein MPVYTYKCEECKRRFEVRQSMTDPEIEVCPDCGGKVHKVIGQTGVIFKGSGFYVNDNACPKADLDSHDSPCHSCPHAHK; this is encoded by the coding sequence ATGCCTGTTTACACATACAAGTGTGAGGAGTGCAAACGCAGGTTTGAGGTCCGTCAGTCCATGACAGATCCGGAGATAGAGGTCTGTCCCGACTGCGGAGGCAAGGTGCACAAGGTCATCGGCCAGACGGGAGTCATATTCAAGGGGTCGGGCTTTTACGTCAACGACAACGCCTGTCCCAAGGCCGACCTGGACAGCCACGACAGCCCATGTCATTCCTGTCCCCACGCTCACAAATGA
- a CDS encoding DUF3298 and DUF4163 domain-containing protein: MKKTVFWVLALVALCALAAAAAPESEGGAEDTAAALTANEKGGMAYEIKYIKDRKAGKYSIDLRYPLLKSEAGFAAAANKDIKESYDSFAKGFREILGEVDYGPEMEMELTAEPTVTLNRAGAFSVRSLVYSYTGGAHPNTVTYCGSFIDGVSKPLRFADLFRPDAKKDIVALLKTPLDEERRERIGDPDLPDEEKQVDPEYIEGCIDSFVLTPTGVNWIFDPYAIGSYAEGRYEALLSWTELKPYFKPNKVIAGLTADFESKVRVKGSVHLLYEYGLPAGAKLKAGIMDMKKARAAAAEDDIEACFQLFELPLDWGQVQYFDLLFDEADKKNAEGYEFAVCVVYDGAQGEFVRVQCPASGLLDSPVELNKKQVRDSSLAPDYTKEWNYLVYECKAVYVENIKLGSDPYVEVRLMDGDRILRKQFTKEYLFNPAEIAVCFDARDLENGRDYSLKVLLRNEKGTLFESEPLEFRRDDWTTLPEDIRLIRK; this comes from the coding sequence ATGAAAAAGACAGTGTTTTGGGTCCTGGCTCTTGTGGCGCTCTGCGCCCTGGCGGCGGCAGCCGCCCCGGAGAGCGAAGGCGGCGCCGAGGACACAGCGGCAGCCCTGACCGCCAATGAGAAGGGCGGCATGGCCTATGAGATAAAGTATATCAAGGACCGCAAGGCGGGCAAATACTCCATAGACCTGAGATACCCCCTGCTGAAGTCGGAGGCCGGCTTTGCAGCGGCTGCCAACAAGGACATAAAGGAGAGCTATGACAGCTTTGCCAAGGGCTTTCGCGAGATCCTGGGCGAGGTGGACTACGGCCCCGAGATGGAGATGGAGCTGACGGCGGAGCCCACGGTGACTCTCAACAGGGCCGGCGCTTTTTCGGTCCGGAGCCTGGTCTATTCCTACACCGGCGGGGCCCATCCCAACACGGTGACCTACTGCGGCAGCTTCATAGACGGCGTCTCAAAGCCTCTCCGGTTCGCAGATCTCTTCAGGCCCGACGCCAAAAAGGATATAGTGGCCCTGCTCAAGACGCCTCTGGATGAGGAACGCAGGGAGAGGATAGGCGATCCGGACCTGCCGGACGAAGAAAAGCAGGTGGATCCCGAATACATAGAGGGCTGCATAGACAGCTTTGTCCTGACTCCCACGGGCGTCAACTGGATATTTGATCCCTACGCCATAGGCTCCTATGCCGAGGGGCGCTATGAGGCCCTGCTGAGCTGGACCGAGCTGAAGCCCTATTTCAAGCCAAACAAAGTGATCGCAGGCCTCACTGCCGACTTTGAGAGCAAGGTGCGGGTGAAGGGCTCCGTCCATCTGCTCTACGAATACGGGCTGCCTGCCGGGGCCAAACTGAAGGCCGGCATCATGGACATGAAAAAAGCCCGGGCTGCCGCCGCAGAAGACGATATCGAAGCCTGTTTTCAGCTGTTTGAGCTGCCTCTTGACTGGGGGCAGGTCCAGTATTTCGACCTGCTCTTTGACGAGGCGGACAAGAAAAACGCGGAGGGCTATGAGTTCGCTGTGTGTGTCGTATACGACGGGGCTCAGGGTGAATTTGTCCGGGTGCAGTGCCCCGCCTCGGGCCTGCTGGACAGCCCCGTGGAGCTGAACAAAAAGCAGGTCAGGGACTCCTCCCTGGCTCCGGACTACACCAAGGAATGGAACTATCTGGTGTATGAGTGCAAGGCCGTGTACGTGGAGAACATCAAGCTGGGCAGCGATCCCTACGTGGAGGTGCGCCTCATGGACGGCGACAGGATACTCCGCAAGCAGTTTACCAAGGAATATCTGTTCAACCCGGCGGAGATAGCCGTGTGCTTTGACGCCCGGGACCTGGAGAACGGCCGGGACTACAGTCTGAAGGTGCTCCTGCGCAACGAAAAGGGCACCCTGTTTGAGTCGGAGCCCCTGGAGTTTCGCCGGGACGACTGGACCACTCTGCCCGAGGATATCAGGCTCATACGGAAATAG
- a CDS encoding phosphoribosylaminoimidazolesuccinocarboxamide synthase: MTVTECDIKGLRKHSSGKVREIYDLGDSLLMIATDRISAFDVILPCGIEDKGKVLTQISLFWFDMMRDIIPNHIITADIDNILERIGRAGAEDPEACRDMLDGRSIITVKAQPQPVECIVRGYLAGSAWKEYRSLTPDGGQVTLFGEQVPAGLLESEMLPTPCFTPSTKAAEGHDMNITHEECCRIVGPEIGEALKKASIAIYERARDYAAERGVIICDTKFEFGMYEGSLIVIDEMLTPDSSRFWDASLYRKGQGQPSYDKQYVRDYLETLDWNKEYPGPELPAEVRQVASEKYRECYRLLTGKEL; this comes from the coding sequence ATGACAGTTACTGAGTGCGATATAAAGGGGCTCCGGAAGCATTCCTCCGGCAAGGTGAGAGAGATATACGATCTGGGAGACAGTCTCCTGATGATAGCCACCGACCGTATATCCGCCTTTGACGTCATCCTTCCCTGCGGCATAGAGGACAAGGGCAAGGTGCTGACGCAGATATCCCTGTTTTGGTTCGACATGATGCGGGATATCATCCCCAACCACATCATCACCGCCGACATCGACAACATCCTCGAGAGGATAGGCCGGGCGGGAGCCGAGGACCCCGAGGCCTGCAGAGACATGCTGGACGGCAGGAGCATCATCACGGTCAAGGCTCAGCCCCAGCCCGTGGAATGCATAGTGAGAGGCTATCTGGCAGGCAGCGCCTGGAAGGAATACCGCAGCCTCACCCCCGACGGCGGACAGGTGACCCTCTTCGGAGAACAGGTGCCCGCGGGGCTGCTGGAGTCCGAGATGCTCCCCACCCCCTGCTTCACCCCCTCCACCAAGGCGGCAGAAGGCCACGATATGAACATCACCCATGAGGAATGCTGCCGCATAGTGGGCCCGGAGATAGGCGAGGCCCTGAAAAAGGCCAGCATAGCCATATACGAGAGAGCCCGGGACTACGCCGCCGAAAGAGGCGTCATCATCTGCGACACCAAGTTCGAGTTCGGCATGTATGAGGGCAGCCTCATAGTCATAGACGAGATGCTCACCCCCGACTCCTCCCGCTTCTGGGACGCCTCCCTCTACCGCAAGGGACAGGGGCAGCCCAGCTATGACAAGCAATACGTGCGGGACTATCTGGAGACCCTGGACTGGAACAAGGAATATCCGGGACCGGAGCTGCCGGCAGAAGTGCGGCAGGTGGCCTCGGAGAAATACAGAGAGTGCTACAGGCTGCTCACAGGCAAAGAGCTATAG
- a CDS encoding polyprenyl synthetase family protein, protein MSDTHHMKDSLVRICGLVNEYVSNCPYILSHSLPEITSGLLAYLMRPGKKVRPAVLIWSYLACGGSPEHLDRALPIACGLELTHTWTLIHDDIIDCDPTRRGGPSMHVIGQQLARDRFGVREPAAAAKYGETYSILIGDTMHAISVAMMLDSVKAGVSPDTAAECVRYLQGETMRLLIEGELLDVNFEYMEPEEVDCDMIIRMIEGKTSSLLSYSALAGAMLGADSPDTERPAARALKEFAFSCGTAFQLKDDILGLTADEAQLGKPVGSDLREGKKTYPIYLALSRFGSREKAEFLRAYGNPSASPEELQRAAAMIEECGALRDTEELAVSLVARARPLLSAVEDSRYKEYILEWGDYMVSRAK, encoded by the coding sequence ATGTCAGACACCCATCACATGAAAGACTCTCTGGTCCGCATCTGCGGGCTGGTCAACGAATACGTCAGCAATTGCCCCTACATACTCAGCCACAGCCTTCCCGAGATCACCTCGGGCCTGCTGGCCTATCTCATGAGGCCCGGCAAGAAGGTGCGCCCCGCGGTGCTCATCTGGTCCTATCTGGCCTGCGGAGGCAGCCCGGAGCATCTGGACAGGGCGCTGCCCATAGCCTGCGGTCTGGAGCTGACCCACACCTGGACCCTGATCCACGACGACATCATAGACTGCGACCCCACCCGCAGGGGAGGGCCCAGCATGCACGTCATAGGGCAGCAGCTGGCCCGGGACCGCTTCGGTGTCCGGGAGCCGGCGGCGGCAGCCAAATACGGGGAGACCTACTCCATACTCATAGGCGACACCATGCACGCCATCTCCGTGGCCATGATGCTGGACTCCGTCAAGGCGGGAGTCTCCCCCGACACGGCGGCGGAATGCGTCCGCTATCTCCAGGGGGAGACCATGAGGCTGCTCATAGAAGGGGAGCTGCTGGACGTGAACTTTGAATACATGGAGCCCGAAGAGGTGGACTGTGACATGATCATCAGGATGATAGAGGGCAAGACCAGCTCTCTGCTCTCCTACAGCGCCCTGGCGGGAGCCATGCTGGGAGCCGATTCACCCGACACCGAAAGGCCTGCGGCCAGAGCTCTGAAGGAGTTTGCCTTCAGCTGCGGCACAGCCTTTCAGCTGAAGGACGACATACTGGGCCTCACCGCCGACGAGGCTCAGCTGGGCAAGCCCGTGGGCTCCGACCTGAGGGAGGGCAAGAAGACCTATCCCATATACCTGGCCCTCTCCCGGTTTGGCAGCAGGGAAAAGGCGGAGTTCCTCCGGGCCTACGGCAATCCCTCCGCTTCTCCGGAGGAGCTGCAGAGAGCCGCCGCCATGATAGAGGAGTGCGGCGCCCTGAGAGACACGGAGGAGCTGGCGGTGAGTCTGGTGGCCCGGGCGCGGCCTCTGCTCAGCGCCGTGGAGGACTCCCGCTACAAGGAATATATACTGGAATGGGGCGACTACATGGTGAGCCGGGCCAAGTGA